The following proteins come from a genomic window of Chloroflexota bacterium:
- a CDS encoding class II aldolase/adducin family protein, with the protein MSATRSISPEEQKLRESVVMAGKILYRLGLVDYMGHASARIPGTDTALIKPRHSEDVKGMDGVTPDQLVTVDLDGNMLDGPAPPPSERYIHTSILKARPDVGGVVHTHQTLATIFGITGTPILPVLHVESPLVEHGVPIYESPRLITSKELGDAVAETLGERDVCHLRNHGIVAVGRTVEEATINAIFLERLARANLLARQLGTPAVIGSEDIASFKGPMVGYQVRWAYYASLTEEPNVVVNF; encoded by the coding sequence ATGAGCGCAACCCGCTCGATCTCCCCTGAGGAGCAGAAGCTCCGCGAGAGCGTCGTCATGGCCGGCAAGATCCTCTACCGGCTCGGCCTCGTGGACTACATGGGCCACGCCAGCGCCCGCATCCCCGGCACCGACACGGCGCTGATCAAGCCGCGCCACTCCGAGGACGTGAAGGGCATGGACGGCGTCACGCCCGATCAACTGGTGACGGTGGATCTCGACGGCAACATGCTCGACGGCCCGGCCCCGCCGCCGTCGGAGCGATACATCCACACGTCGATTCTCAAGGCCCGCCCGGATGTCGGCGGCGTGGTCCACACCCACCAGACGCTCGCGACCATCTTCGGCATCACGGGGACGCCGATCCTGCCGGTGCTGCACGTCGAGTCGCCGCTGGTCGAGCACGGCGTGCCGATCTACGAGTCGCCGCGCCTGATCACCTCGAAGGAGCTGGGCGACGCGGTGGCCGAGACGCTCGGCGAGCGCGACGTCTGCCACCTGCGGAATCATGGCATCGTGGCGGTCGGCCGGACCGTCGAAGAGGCGACGATCAACGCGATCTTCCTGGAGCGGCTGGCCCGCGCGAACCTGCTGGCGCGGCAGCTCGGGACGCCGGCGGTGATCGGCTCGGAGGACATCGCCTCGTTCAAGGGGCCGATGGTCGGGTATCAGGTGCGCTGGGCGTACT
- a CDS encoding ethanolamine ammonia-lyase reactivating factor EutA, producing the protein MHDTDEEHDHVDGLPGMPLGGGGSAGYIHDHGEDDDEWFDPATLTEAYAYSGDSIELTTVGIDVGSSTSHLIFSKLMLRRLGQHLSSRYVVVSREVIHSSPILLTPYTPEYTIDAEQLGAFVRRAYAEAGLSPGDVDTGAIILTGEALKRSNARAIADLFASEAGKFVCASAGHNLEAVMAAHGSGAVALSRESGQTILNVDIGGGTSKLAIVHGGEVLETASLEVGGRLIAIGQDGRVTRIEPAARMMADALGVPLHLNEPLADADRARIAEGFAACLLAAMRRETLSDLGRQLWVTPPLASTLPIDTVTWSGGVSEYLYDQETRDFGDLALPLAAAMQGHAARGKLPAPIHEGSQRIRATVIGASQFTVQVSGNTISISDPRTLPIHNLQVLFPRLPVREDVGKEQLVAAIADAFRRFDLTEGEDPVALALSWAGTPSYARLRELADGIVAALPRSVAAGRPIVLVFSGDVGKNVGAILREDVGITNDVISIDGIELQEMDFVDIGELLVQAKVVPVVIKSLVFPHVVADSRAELAR; encoded by the coding sequence ATGCACGACACCGACGAAGAGCACGACCACGTCGATGGTCTGCCGGGCATGCCGCTGGGGGGCGGCGGCTCGGCAGGCTACATCCACGACCACGGCGAGGATGACGACGAGTGGTTTGACCCGGCCACCCTCACCGAGGCGTACGCTTACTCGGGCGACAGTATCGAGCTGACGACCGTCGGCATCGACGTTGGCTCGTCCACCAGCCACCTGATCTTCTCGAAGCTGATGCTGCGCCGCCTGGGGCAGCACCTGTCGAGCCGGTACGTCGTCGTCAGCCGTGAGGTGATCCACAGCTCGCCGATCCTGCTGACGCCGTACACGCCGGAGTACACCATCGACGCCGAGCAGCTCGGGGCGTTCGTGCGCCGGGCGTACGCCGAGGCCGGCCTCTCGCCGGGCGACGTGGACACCGGCGCCATCATCCTGACCGGCGAGGCGCTCAAGCGCAGCAACGCCCGCGCCATTGCCGATCTGTTTGCCAGCGAGGCCGGCAAGTTCGTGTGCGCCTCGGCCGGCCACAACCTCGAAGCGGTCATGGCGGCGCACGGCTCGGGGGCAGTCGCGCTGTCCCGCGAGAGCGGCCAGACGATCCTGAACGTCGACATCGGCGGCGGGACCAGCAAGCTCGCCATCGTGCACGGCGGCGAGGTGCTGGAGACGGCCTCATTGGAGGTCGGCGGCCGGCTGATCGCCATTGGGCAGGACGGGCGGGTCACCCGAATCGAGCCGGCCGCCCGCATGATGGCCGATGCCCTGGGCGTGCCGCTCCACCTGAACGAGCCGCTGGCGGACGCCGACCGCGCACGGATCGCCGAGGGCTTCGCGGCGTGCCTGCTGGCGGCCATGCGCCGTGAGACGCTCTCTGACCTGGGGCGGCAGCTCTGGGTAACCCCGCCGCTGGCGTCGACGCTGCCCATCGACACGGTGACGTGGTCTGGCGGCGTCTCCGAGTATCTGTACGACCAGGAGACCAGGGACTTCGGCGACCTGGCGCTGCCGCTGGCGGCGGCCATGCAGGGCCACGCAGCCCGCGGCAAGCTGCCCGCGCCGATCCACGAGGGCAGCCAGCGGATCCGGGCCACGGTGATCGGGGCGTCCCAGTTCACCGTCCAGGTGAGCGGCAACACGATCTCGATCTCGGATCCGAGGACGCTGCCGATTCACAACCTCCAGGTACTGTTCCCACGGCTGCCGGTCCGCGAGGACGTCGGCAAGGAGCAGCTTGTCGCGGCCATCGCCGACGCGTTCCGCCGCTTCGATCTGACCGAGGGCGAGGATCCGGTGGCGCTGGCGTTGTCCTGGGCGGGCACGCCCAGCTACGCGCGCCTCCGCGAGCTTGCCGATGGCATCGTGGCGGCGTTGCCCAGGAGCGTCGCGGCCGGGCGGCCCATCGTGCTGGTCTTCAGCGGCGACGTCGGCAAGAACGTCGGGGCGATCCTGCGCGAGGATGTCGGCATCACGAACGACGTGATCTCCATCGACGGCATCGAATTGCAGGAGATGGACTTCGTCGACATCGGCGAGTTGCTGGTGCAGGCGAAGGTCGTGCCCGTCGTGATCAAGTCGCTGGTGTTTCCGCACGTGGTGGCGGACTCCCGCGCCGAGCTGGCCCGCTGA
- a CDS encoding ethanolamine ammonia lyase-activating protein, whose product MASRTTKEFEVHPYVQFMMDRYDPYRRWLERQNVPIHGGEYVPDVKTAELGWWERKGGRGAILSFSDQMVADAHIVEIAPGSQLKPQRHLYEEMVFISEGRGATTIWYDNDGPKHTFEWEKAALFAIPLNAWYQHFNASGTQPVRMFSLTSAPVAVELYRDDDFIYNTNHAFKDRFDPEDKEFFSRDGQYLTEYYGGILHANFIPDIRAINLVPRERRGKGNRNMYIHMGAGSMFAHISRFPVGTYKKAHRHGPGAHVYTLDSTGYTLMWDEGGKPESFPWHEGTVVSPAAGKWHQHYNTGVEPCRFIAFHASTAIQREEGGIDQIDFENEDPIMRKMYLEACEKAGVTVNM is encoded by the coding sequence ATGGCTTCCAGGACTACCAAGGAGTTCGAGGTCCATCCTTACGTCCAGTTCATGATGGACCGCTACGATCCGTACCGCCGCTGGCTCGAGCGCCAGAACGTGCCGATCCACGGCGGCGAGTACGTGCCGGACGTCAAGACCGCCGAGCTGGGCTGGTGGGAGCGCAAGGGCGGCCGGGGCGCGATCCTCAGCTTCTCCGATCAGATGGTTGCCGACGCCCACATCGTCGAGATCGCGCCAGGCAGCCAGCTCAAGCCGCAGCGCCACCTGTACGAGGAGATGGTCTTCATCTCGGAGGGGCGCGGCGCCACCACCATCTGGTACGACAACGACGGCCCGAAGCACACCTTCGAGTGGGAGAAGGCCGCCCTCTTCGCGATCCCGCTCAACGCCTGGTACCAGCACTTCAACGCCAGCGGCACCCAGCCGGTCCGGATGTTCTCGCTGACCAGCGCGCCGGTCGCCGTCGAGCTGTACCGCGACGACGACTTCATCTACAACACGAACCACGCCTTCAAGGATCGCTTCGATCCGGAGGACAAGGAGTTCTTCTCGCGGGACGGCCAGTACCTGACCGAGTACTACGGCGGCATCCTGCACGCGAACTTCATCCCGGACATCCGCGCCATCAATCTCGTGCCTCGCGAGCGGCGTGGCAAGGGCAACCGCAACATGTACATCCACATGGGTGCGGGCTCGATGTTCGCCCACATCTCGCGCTTTCCGGTCGGCACCTACAAGAAGGCCCACCGCCACGGTCCCGGCGCGCACGTGTACACGCTCGACTCGACGGGCTACACGCTGATGTGGGACGAGGGCGGCAAGCCGGAGTCGTTCCCGTGGCACGAGGGCACGGTGGTGTCGCCGGCCGCCGGCAAGTGGCACCAGCACTACAACACGGGCGTCGAGCCGTGCCGCTTCATCGCCTTCCACGCCTCGACGGCGATTCAGCGCGAGGAGGGCGGCATTGACCAGATCGACTTCGAGAACGAAGACCCGATCATGCGGAAGATGTACCTCGAAGCGTGCGAGAAGGCCGGCGTCACGGTCAACATGTAG
- a CDS encoding TIGR03619 family F420-dependent LLM class oxidoreductase translates to MKVQFGVRVPNSGPLSSVENMVRAAKEAEEMGFDSIWLHDHVVWSGEMHRHHISSGSAHAIKDDQKPDFFESVAATSFLAAHTSRVKIGIACFVMPCRNPIFLAKQTATLDHLTNGRLIVGIGLGSKASLESNEFEVFQVPFKKRAPLTDEYTEAMRAIWTQDKATFHGPTIQFTDAEMFPKPLQKPHPPIWVGGWTDKAAERTAKLGDGWIPGWLSPSEMARGAGILRETAKSVGRNPDDITIAVEKLASIAVDRDTAMARALPTVRTSSNTYERDVDNIQFALDRHIFGSVEDVQRRVEEFVNAGVSHFELKLMYSTMDELSEQMTLWAEHIIPNFN, encoded by the coding sequence GTGAAGGTGCAGTTCGGGGTCCGCGTCCCCAACTCAGGTCCGTTGTCCAGCGTTGAGAACATGGTCCGCGCCGCCAAAGAGGCCGAGGAGATGGGCTTCGACTCCATCTGGCTCCACGACCATGTGGTCTGGAGCGGCGAGATGCACCGGCACCACATCTCCTCCGGCTCCGCCCACGCCATCAAGGACGACCAGAAGCCGGACTTCTTCGAGTCCGTCGCCGCGACCTCCTTCCTGGCCGCCCACACCAGCCGCGTCAAGATCGGCATCGCCTGCTTCGTGATGCCGTGCCGCAACCCGATCTTCCTGGCCAAGCAGACGGCCACCCTCGACCACCTGACCAACGGTCGGCTGATCGTCGGCATCGGCCTCGGCTCCAAGGCGTCGCTCGAGTCGAACGAGTTCGAGGTCTTCCAGGTTCCCTTCAAGAAGCGCGCCCCGCTCACCGACGAGTACACCGAGGCGATGCGGGCGATCTGGACTCAGGACAAGGCCACCTTCCACGGCCCCACCATCCAGTTCACCGACGCCGAGATGTTCCCGAAGCCGCTCCAGAAGCCGCACCCGCCGATCTGGGTCGGCGGCTGGACCGACAAGGCCGCCGAGCGCACGGCGAAGCTGGGCGACGGCTGGATTCCCGGCTGGCTCTCCCCGAGCGAGATGGCGCGCGGCGCGGGCATCCTCCGCGAGACGGCGAAGAGCGTGGGCCGCAACCCCGACGACATCACCATCGCCGTCGAGAAGCTGGCCTCCATCGCCGTCGACCGCGACACGGCGATGGCCCGCGCCCTGCCGACCGTCCGCACCAGCAGCAACACCTACGAGCGCGACGTGGACAACATCCAGTTCGCCCTGGACCGGCACATCTTCGGGTCTGTCGAGGATGTCCAACGGCGGGTCGAGGAGTTCGTGAACGCTGGCGTCTCCCACTTCGAGCTGAAGCTGATGTACAGCACGATGGACGAGCTGTCGGAGCAGATGACGCTCTGGGCCGAGCACATCATCCCGAACTTCAACTGA
- a CDS encoding MFS transporter: protein MTVPAPASTRLLFGIPLPALLVALGIVLTVCGMNVITPLIPAIQEEQGIDYVTAGILVSAFGLARLAATLPVGFLEARIGRRRLAILGTAILVVGSVAAAVAPTFQGIIVSRVVMGFGSCVLIVISLTALADLARDGARARVMMLFTFSNNLGIAAYPMIGGFMGQAFGWRSTMLLSGALAILAGLIFLKVLPEASERTPRKSSGAASTGPEEAVSPMRMAAIIAIYFGVVIYVTNRLGFRNAVMPLLANDSMGLTPLQIATGITVSSVLALTVSVGGAIVADRWSRRGVIVVGFLAFGLGELAFLGASSYTTFLLACFLLGLSDFFSASQTAALTETVPPSWRGRSLGIYRFFVDLGATLGPTVLATILQLSGPTWTILTMVMLMAIAAAGALLGALADRQVRLQRAGLKQADAVSR from the coding sequence ATGACCGTCCCGGCCCCCGCCTCTACCCGCCTCCTCTTCGGCATCCCCCTTCCCGCGCTCCTCGTGGCCCTGGGGATCGTCCTCACCGTCTGCGGCATGAACGTCATCACGCCGCTGATCCCCGCCATTCAGGAAGAGCAGGGGATCGACTACGTGACGGCCGGCATCCTGGTGTCGGCGTTCGGGCTGGCGCGGCTCGCCGCCACGTTGCCGGTCGGCTTTCTCGAAGCGCGGATCGGCCGCCGGCGACTCGCGATCCTCGGGACAGCCATCCTGGTGGTCGGCTCGGTGGCGGCGGCGGTCGCCCCGACGTTCCAGGGCATCATCGTCAGCCGCGTCGTGATGGGCTTCGGCTCGTGCGTGCTGATCGTGATCAGCCTGACGGCCCTGGCCGATCTCGCCCGTGACGGCGCGCGCGCCCGCGTGATGATGCTGTTCACCTTCTCCAACAACCTCGGCATCGCCGCCTACCCGATGATCGGCGGCTTCATGGGGCAGGCGTTCGGGTGGCGCTCGACGATGCTGCTCAGCGGCGCGCTGGCGATCCTGGCCGGCCTGATCTTCCTGAAGGTGCTGCCGGAGGCCTCCGAGCGGACGCCGCGCAAGAGCAGCGGCGCGGCCAGCACCGGCCCCGAAGAGGCCGTCTCGCCGATGCGGATGGCGGCCATCATCGCCATCTACTTCGGCGTCGTGATCTACGTGACCAACCGGCTCGGCTTCCGCAACGCCGTGATGCCGCTGCTGGCGAACGACTCGATGGGCCTGACGCCGCTCCAGATCGCGACCGGGATCACCGTGTCGTCGGTGCTGGCGCTGACGGTGTCGGTCGGCGGCGCGATTGTTGCGGATCGCTGGAGCCGGCGCGGCGTCATCGTGGTCGGGTTCCTGGCGTTCGGGCTGGGCGAGCTGGCGTTCCTGGGCGCGTCGTCCTACACCACGTTCCTGCTCGCCTGCTTCCTGCTGGGCCTGTCTGACTTCTTCTCGGCCAGCCAGACGGCCGCGCTGACGGAGACGGTGCCGCCGTCGTGGCGGGGGCGGTCGCTGGGCATCTACCGCTTCTTCGTGGACCTCGGCGCGACGCTCGGCCCGACCGTCCTGGCGACGATCCTCCAGTTGAGCGGCCCGACCTGGACGATCCTGACGATGGTCATGCTGATGGCCATCGCAGCGGCCGGCGCGCTGCTCGGCGCGCTGGCCGACCGGCAGGTGCGGCTCCAGCGGGCCGGCCTAAAGCAGGCCGACGCCGTCAGCCGCTAG
- a CDS encoding S8 family serine peptidase — protein sequence MIKAEKGLIPAHEARSLGVPFNSPVFVSVRAQATRGIEVERLIKAYSSRVVGRTQDYLEAMVPLRQIEVLGMESAIVSINRASRPILSTVDQAMLNDIGAPIWSGNNFTGTGVKIGIIDGGFHDYTNGSRNLGAISTEMTSCSETTSWGSERHGTDVAEIINSIAPDAEFYLAYVEGRSQLEAAVNCLNSKGVKIINMSMAFLYDEGEGPGNGYGAVGGSLHAVNLASALGMTFVGGTSNNGQRHWSGPWVDSDSDGWMNFTGNDGLNHGNQLGLTAGGAGKITMAIRWRHSGSDGMSDWTAACTDFDLYVYDVLLNEIGSSIDQQYCVDGVSAMHPLEIIPDIAPPSPIFAKFFKIKWQAGPTANMVFDLAFSTSSDTYMVPELQFPAGSLLHPADTSASGAVMVGAIEKGPTDQVAAYSGSGPTTDNRPKPDLVTLTGISVTGRTFTGTSASTPVVAGGAALLRQGQPGLTGSQLAAAARNSTVPVSVSETFRVGNGRFRLSPPPSSLNRIVYIGTNGDGLISRGGVDGSSTWIQSNLGHDLQKVDVVFAPSQVPHLVYIIGRTAGSPGTRKEYRSTDSGLTWTQITDTPGSTNTIAIRPDSDTRYALSGGILWKSVNGGNWAQTALGSYQVPAHCFWYKNQWGSVHSFVLPTGPGSTRVWFRRTIPTSNSNGSNCDTLMHYTDDDGATWWGGYAFIAGGPGYRLWPSYDQSRMYMGYSSGPVHRIDVTSPTSLAGTQVSYGNAGNGNFASNSLAHLVFYSPGSAGGSGAGLNVSENGGVTYTAAGTVNPTAGMGFESASPSSWWIPTGGSVSHSSDNGYTWSSQSTGFAGALTSAVR from the coding sequence ATGATAAAGGCCGAGAAGGGCCTCATACCGGCTCATGAGGCCCGGTCTCTTGGCGTTCCATTTAATTCACCAGTGTTTGTTTCGGTTCGTGCTCAAGCCACCCGGGGAATTGAAGTCGAGCGCCTCATAAAGGCGTATTCGTCTCGAGTCGTGGGCAGGACGCAAGACTATCTGGAGGCGATGGTTCCACTTCGCCAGATCGAGGTGCTGGGAATGGAGAGCGCGATTGTCTCGATCAATCGTGCCAGTCGCCCCATTCTTTCTACGGTCGATCAGGCGATGCTCAATGATATTGGTGCCCCTATATGGAGTGGCAATAACTTTACCGGTACTGGCGTTAAGATAGGTATAATCGATGGCGGATTTCATGACTATACTAATGGATCAAGAAATCTTGGCGCGATATCTACAGAGATGACGAGTTGTAGCGAGACCACATCTTGGGGGAGTGAGCGTCATGGAACTGACGTAGCAGAGATAATCAATTCCATAGCCCCGGATGCTGAATTTTACCTGGCGTATGTGGAAGGAAGAAGCCAGCTAGAGGCCGCCGTAAATTGCTTAAATAGCAAGGGTGTGAAGATCATAAATATGTCCATGGCATTCTTGTACGACGAGGGCGAGGGACCCGGAAATGGATACGGCGCAGTGGGCGGATCGCTCCATGCCGTGAATTTGGCGAGTGCTCTGGGGATGACATTTGTAGGAGGAACTTCGAACAACGGTCAAAGGCACTGGAGTGGTCCCTGGGTTGATAGCGACAGTGATGGATGGATGAACTTTACCGGTAATGATGGATTAAATCATGGGAACCAACTTGGTCTGACGGCTGGTGGGGCTGGTAAGATCACAATGGCGATACGATGGCGCCATTCAGGTTCTGACGGTATGTCAGATTGGACTGCTGCTTGCACGGACTTTGATCTGTACGTCTATGATGTGTTACTCAATGAGATTGGTAGTTCGATTGATCAACAATACTGTGTCGATGGAGTTTCGGCGATGCATCCGCTTGAGATTATTCCAGATATCGCTCCGCCGAGTCCCATCTTCGCAAAGTTCTTCAAAATTAAATGGCAAGCAGGGCCAACGGCCAACATGGTTTTCGATCTAGCCTTTTCCACGTCATCTGACACTTATATGGTGCCGGAGCTTCAGTTTCCTGCAGGCAGCCTACTCCATCCTGCTGACACCAGTGCATCCGGGGCCGTGATGGTCGGTGCCATTGAAAAGGGGCCAACTGATCAGGTAGCAGCATACAGTGGAAGTGGACCGACCACTGACAACAGGCCCAAGCCGGATCTTGTAACGCTGACGGGAATAAGCGTCACTGGTCGAACGTTTACGGGTACCTCGGCCTCGACACCTGTGGTGGCAGGTGGTGCTGCCTTACTACGTCAAGGCCAGCCAGGACTCACCGGATCTCAACTGGCCGCAGCAGCGCGGAACAGCACGGTTCCAGTGAGTGTAAGTGAAACCTTCCGCGTCGGCAATGGTCGATTCAGGCTTAGCCCACCGCCGAGTAGCTTGAATCGTATTGTATACATCGGCACAAATGGGGACGGCCTCATTTCACGCGGCGGCGTGGACGGTTCTTCGACATGGATCCAGTCGAATCTCGGACACGATCTACAGAAGGTCGACGTGGTCTTCGCTCCGTCCCAAGTACCGCATTTGGTCTACATTATCGGACGGACAGCAGGATCTCCCGGAACGCGGAAAGAATATCGATCGACCGATAGCGGGTTGACCTGGACGCAAATCACTGACACACCAGGATCAACCAACACCATAGCAATTCGTCCGGATTCTGATACCCGATATGCCTTGTCCGGTGGCATCTTGTGGAAGTCGGTGAACGGCGGGAATTGGGCGCAGACAGCGCTGGGATCGTACCAAGTGCCAGCCCACTGCTTCTGGTACAAGAACCAGTGGGGCTCAGTGCATAGCTTCGTGCTTCCGACTGGTCCCGGGAGTACTCGAGTCTGGTTCCGTCGCACGATCCCCACATCGAACTCAAACGGCTCGAACTGTGACACGCTGATGCACTATACCGACGACGACGGCGCGACATGGTGGGGCGGCTACGCCTTCATCGCTGGCGGGCCAGGCTACCGGTTGTGGCCGAGCTATGACCAGTCGCGCATGTATATGGGCTATTCTTCCGGGCCAGTCCATCGCATCGACGTAACGTCGCCGACATCCTTGGCCGGAACGCAGGTCAGCTACGGTAATGCTGGCAACGGAAATTTCGCCAGTAACTCATTGGCTCACCTCGTCTTCTATAGTCCTGGATCCGCTGGCGGGTCTGGTGCGGGACTCAATGTGTCAGAGAACGGGGGTGTCACATACACTGCGGCCGGGACAGTCAATCCGACAGCCGGTATGGGTTTCGAGTCGGCAAGTCCGTCGAGTTGGTGGATTCCCACGGGTGGCAGTGTCAGTCACTCATCCGACAACGGCTATACGTGGTCCAGCCAGTCAACTGGTTTCGCAGGTGCCTTGACCTCGGCAGTGCGTTAG
- a CDS encoding M20/M25/M40 family metallo-hydrolase — MSSLPPIDRAYLTSLLPRLMAVPTDVPLGLATLMEPDDPKLVHYVQEVVRPELYALGAHDLIDAGRNNLVARVGQGTSGRSLLLLTYTVTQHHNLMADPFPGKIANGAAYGFDEPCAFGQGVSQNKAHLAVALTVLKLLRDEGIDLRGRLYLGINNEGRSSHACTNTIVGALDRKPDACILLTKSDFGIQLGNRGRVDAIVTVRGKATHSSRPHLGHSAIDGANEVINRIKAMRFTKQHEILGGQHAVVYQVSYDPLAPHTLPETAKLLVDRRLLPGDDPDEAVAEIRAAIGEVAPYEVTVERGVYMLPSLIDPNDPLITDLSAAYQAVTGEPARTFYAGGTYDAGGPTSHGIPSVMFGASGGDWPLGIDYLPLSKIVAEAQIVAKLVLETLA; from the coding sequence ATGAGCAGCCTGCCACCGATCGATCGTGCGTACCTGACCTCGCTGCTGCCGCGGCTGATGGCCGTGCCCACCGACGTGCCGCTCGGGCTCGCCACGCTGATGGAGCCCGATGATCCGAAGCTCGTGCACTACGTGCAGGAGGTCGTGCGGCCGGAACTGTACGCTCTCGGCGCGCACGACCTGATCGACGCCGGCCGCAACAACCTCGTGGCGCGGGTCGGGCAGGGCACGAGCGGGCGGTCGTTGCTGTTGCTGACCTACACCGTGACCCAGCACCACAACCTGATGGCAGACCCGTTCCCCGGCAAGATCGCCAACGGCGCGGCCTACGGCTTCGACGAGCCGTGCGCCTTCGGGCAGGGGGTCAGCCAGAACAAGGCGCATCTGGCGGTGGCGCTGACCGTCCTCAAGCTGCTGCGCGATGAGGGGATCGACCTGCGCGGACGGCTCTACCTGGGGATCAACAACGAGGGCCGCAGCAGCCACGCCTGCACCAACACGATCGTCGGGGCGCTGGATCGGAAGCCGGACGCCTGCATCCTGCTGACCAAGTCGGACTTTGGCATTCAGTTGGGCAACCGTGGCCGGGTGGACGCCATCGTCACGGTGCGGGGCAAGGCGACCCACTCCAGCCGGCCGCACCTCGGCCACAGCGCCATCGACGGCGCGAACGAGGTCATCAACCGTATCAAGGCGATGCGCTTCACGAAGCAGCACGAGATCCTGGGCGGGCAGCACGCGGTGGTCTATCAAGTGAGCTATGACCCGCTGGCGCCGCACACCCTGCCCGAGACGGCGAAGCTGTTGGTGGACCGCCGCCTGCTGCCGGGCGACGATCCAGACGAGGCGGTGGCCGAGATCCGCGCGGCCATCGGCGAGGTGGCCCCCTACGAGGTGACCGTCGAGCGCGGGGTGTACATGCTGCCCTCGCTGATCGACCCGAACGACCCGCTCATCACGGACCTGTCGGCGGCCTACCAGGCGGTGACCGGCGAGCCGGCCCGCACCTTCTACGCCGGCGGCACCTACGACGCCGGCGGCCCGACCTCGCATGGCATCCCGTCCGTCATGTTCGGGGCCAGCGGCGGGGACTGGCCGTTGGGGATCGACTATCTGCCGCTCTCGAAGATCGTTGCCGAGGCGCAGATCGTGGCGAAGTTGGTGCTCGAGACGCTGGCGTGA
- a CDS encoding LLM class flavin-dependent oxidoreductase, translated as MGAVAKQYGLLLPHFGDQASRDNLIRGAKMAESYGFDSVWVRDHLVFHPHGMEGQDRTHVDPTITLALIAGVTEKLILGTGSLIPYRHPINMALALSSLEFVAGPGRVIAGFGIGTFDHEFTAAGLGGIDRKELLEEQVKVMNLVWSGDEVSFEGKYYNFTDVDIHPSPSAPGSIPIWYCGNSPASVRRAVEYCQGWMPGRITLRTFVKRVERMQMLAEQHGKPMPTAAAIPITSPAKTREAGLAKVNWQGILAGAAKAGWVTPASGGWTGPDDLEGAIIAGDPDHIIQETVKYHEAGLQHIVYDFRFRFDDWFECIQLIGEEVLPKLRAMES; from the coding sequence ATGGGTGCAGTCGCGAAGCAGTACGGCCTGCTGCTTCCTCATTTTGGCGATCAGGCGTCGCGGGACAACCTGATCCGCGGCGCAAAGATGGCCGAGAGCTACGGCTTCGACTCCGTCTGGGTGCGCGATCATCTCGTCTTCCACCCACACGGCATGGAGGGCCAGGACCGGACGCACGTCGACCCCACCATCACCCTGGCGCTGATCGCGGGCGTCACCGAGAAGCTGATCCTCGGCACCGGCTCGCTGATCCCCTATCGCCACCCGATCAACATGGCGCTGGCGCTCTCGTCGCTGGAGTTCGTGGCGGGTCCGGGCCGCGTGATCGCCGGCTTCGGCATCGGCACCTTCGATCACGAGTTCACGGCGGCCGGCCTCGGCGGCATCGACCGCAAGGAGCTGCTCGAGGAGCAGGTCAAGGTCATGAACCTCGTCTGGAGCGGCGACGAGGTCAGCTTCGAGGGCAAGTACTACAACTTCACCGACGTGGACATTCACCCGTCGCCATCGGCCCCGGGCAGCATCCCGATCTGGTACTGCGGCAACTCGCCGGCCTCGGTGCGCCGCGCCGTCGAGTACTGCCAGGGCTGGATGCCGGGCCGCATCACCCTTCGCACCTTCGTCAAGCGCGTCGAGCGGATGCAGATGCTGGCCGAGCAGCACGGCAAGCCGATGCCGACGGCCGCCGCCATTCCGATCACTAGCCCGGCCAAGACCCGCGAGGCTGGCCTGGCAAAGGTCAACTGGCAGGGCATCCTGGCTGGCGCGGCCAAGGCCGGCTGGGTCACCCCGGCCTCGGGCGGCTGGACCGGCCCGGACGATCTCGAAGGCGCCATCATCGCTGGCGATCCGGACCACATCATCCAGGAGACGGTGAAGTACCACGAGGCTGGCCTCCAGCACATCGTGTACGACTTCCGCTTCCGCTTCGATGACTGGTTCGAGTGCATCCAGCTCATCGGCGAGGAAGTGCTGCCGAAGCTCCGGGCGATGGAGAGCTGA